A single Candidatus Neomarinimicrobiota bacterium DNA region contains:
- a CDS encoding amidohydrolase, which yields MKLILILLNLMMMSAQPTILFKNCNIYENPDVKQIFVKDGKIISFNNSEGFDPDIVFDLQGGFVYPGFADAHLHLAGLGASLEQINLVGTTSPEEILTLLDNHLVDDDHWISGRGWDQNDWINNEFPTKEMLDSIVPNIPVFLRRIDGHAAWVNSKALEIAGITNETLSPKGGRILKNNRGNPTGIFIDNAIDLISSHIPKDDINDKKRQIIKSQDFLISLGITSVHEPGVSASVIEALKQLRDEKLMKIRVYAMLDDNPKVVNPFLQSGPEICNFLQFRSIKIYFDGALGSRGAALIEPYSDDGLNRGLFLTDPDSIRTKVAQFNAAGFQANIHCIGDRANREALDIFEINGTPELRNRIEHAQIIHPDDIPRFRRLGVIPSMQPTHCTSDMPWAELRLGPHRLKGAYAWQSLIQAGSMVPAGSDAPVEHPDPLAGIYAAISRQNKYGEPKSGWIPKERMTIKQAISAFTEWPAYASFQENSLGKIEAGFFADFTVLSQPIESLNSTEILSTDVLFTIVSGTIVYTKP from the coding sequence ATGAAACTAATATTAATTTTACTTAATCTGATGATGATGTCAGCACAACCTACAATTCTTTTTAAAAATTGCAACATCTACGAAAACCCGGACGTGAAACAAATTTTTGTAAAAGATGGTAAAATAATTTCATTCAATAATAGTGAGGGGTTTGATCCGGATATTGTTTTTGATTTGCAGGGAGGATTTGTATATCCAGGGTTTGCAGATGCCCATTTACATTTAGCCGGGCTCGGTGCATCTTTAGAACAAATAAACCTTGTAGGTACAACAAGTCCAGAGGAAATCTTAACGTTGCTAGACAATCACCTAGTTGATGATGATCATTGGATTTCGGGCCGAGGTTGGGATCAGAATGATTGGATAAATAACGAATTCCCAACCAAAGAAATGTTGGATTCGATCGTACCAAATATTCCGGTTTTCCTACGGAGAATCGATGGTCATGCTGCATGGGTCAATTCTAAGGCGCTAGAGATTGCCGGGATTACAAACGAAACACTTAGTCCAAAAGGCGGGCGAATTCTAAAAAACAACCGTGGAAATCCAACAGGGATTTTCATTGACAACGCAATAGATCTTATTTCTTCACATATTCCAAAAGATGATATCAATGATAAAAAAAGGCAAATTATAAAATCACAAGATTTTCTCATTAGCCTAGGAATTACTTCAGTTCATGAACCTGGAGTAAGCGCCTCAGTTATCGAAGCTTTAAAGCAACTGCGGGATGAAAAATTAATGAAAATTAGAGTTTATGCTATGCTGGATGATAATCCAAAAGTGGTCAATCCATTCCTGCAATCCGGCCCTGAAATTTGTAATTTTCTTCAATTCAGATCCATAAAAATTTATTTCGATGGAGCGCTCGGATCACGAGGTGCTGCATTAATTGAACCTTATTCAGATGATGGGTTAAACAGAGGATTATTTCTAACTGATCCGGATTCCATTAGGACGAAAGTAGCACAATTTAACGCAGCTGGATTTCAGGCAAATATCCACTGTATTGGAGATCGAGCAAACCGGGAAGCTTTAGATATTTTTGAGATCAATGGAACGCCAGAATTGCGAAACAGAATTGAGCATGCACAGATTATTCACCCTGACGACATTCCCCGTTTCAGGCGCCTTGGGGTAATTCCATCTATGCAACCAACACATTGCACCAGTGACATGCCTTGGGCCGAACTGAGACTTGGACCTCATCGGTTAAAGGGTGCGTATGCTTGGCAGTCTTTGATACAGGCAGGGTCTATGGTCCCCGCAGGATCAGATGCTCCGGTTGAACATCCGGATCCTCTTGCTGGAATTTATGCGGCTATCTCACGACAGAATAAGTATGGCGAACCAAAATCTGGATGGATTCCGAAAGAGCGGATGACTATAAAACAGGCTATTTCAGCATTTACTGAGTGGCCCGCTTATGCATCTTTTCAAGAAAATAGTTTGGGGAAAATAGAAGCAGGGTTTTTTGCTGATTTTACCGTACTGTCTCAACCGATTGAATCATTAAATAGTACCGAAATTTTATCAACAGATGTTTTATTTACAATTGTGAGCGGAACGATTGTTTACACAAAACCTTAA
- a CDS encoding peptidoglycan bridge formation glycyltransferase FemA/FemB family protein has translation MNIKPYNEKDAKSWDNFISQSNNGTLFHTRKFLSYHPSGRFKDHSLILLKKGIPIALFPAAEVINDSGRFLHSHPGASFGSLIVQSGLTFSDAEEITDTLIEYAKSTGFDGIRLTPPPMIYLESPSEYMNFCLLSKGFEYDQRNVTSILELESSEELILKKFKPTHRTAVRKAEKSGVKIRPSNDWDIFYGILEKNLSIRHNVSPTHSLKELKVLAEFFPDKIVLFGAYLGNDMIAGVVNFLVKKNVALAFYICHDESFQEHRPINLLFFSIFKWAINNGITTFDFGTFTVNGAPNRGLARFKENFGASGVFRDTLAIRL, from the coding sequence ATGAATATCAAACCCTATAACGAGAAGGACGCAAAGTCGTGGGATAATTTTATATCCCAGTCCAATAACGGAACTTTGTTCCATACGCGAAAGTTTTTAAGCTATCATCCATCTGGACGATTCAAGGATCATAGCCTGATTCTTTTGAAAAAGGGAATTCCAATAGCGTTATTTCCCGCTGCCGAAGTTATTAACGATTCTGGCAGATTTCTTCATTCACACCCTGGGGCATCCTTTGGATCGTTGATTGTTCAAAGCGGATTAACATTTTCTGATGCTGAAGAAATTACCGATACATTAATTGAGTATGCAAAATCGACTGGATTTGATGGTATTCGACTCACACCTCCTCCCATGATTTACCTTGAGAGTCCATCTGAGTACATGAATTTTTGTCTCCTGTCAAAAGGATTTGAATATGATCAAAGGAATGTGACCAGCATTCTTGAATTAGAATCATCAGAAGAATTGATATTAAAAAAGTTCAAACCGACCCACCGCACTGCGGTTCGGAAGGCTGAAAAATCAGGTGTTAAAATTAGACCAAGCAACGATTGGGATATTTTTTACGGCATTCTTGAAAAAAATCTGAGCATTAGACATAATGTTTCACCGACCCATTCACTTAAAGAATTAAAGGTGCTCGCAGAATTTTTCCCTGACAAAATTGTTTTATTCGGCGCATACTTGGGCAATGATATGATCGCGGGCGTGGTCAATTTCCTTGTAAAGAAGAATGTCGCCCTTGCGTTTTATATTTGTCATGATGAATCTTTTCAAGAGCATAGGCCTATTAATTTGTTATTTTTTTCCATTTTTAAATGGGCGATTAATAACGGTATTACTACTTTTGATTTTGGCACATTTACTGTGAACGGAGCGCCCAACAGAGGATTGGCCCGATTTAAGGAAAATTTTGGCGCCAGCGGCGTCTTCCGAGATACGCTTGCAATTCGTTTGTAG
- a CDS encoding septum formation initiator family protein yields MRRRQKIRTANRNKSSANLQRKIIRAFLILGGVALLIIFIFGDHGVLQLYQLRNERAETQEQINSLRNQRIKLESEKHRLETDYDYIEQLAREKFRMAKKGEKVFKVIEKDSGS; encoded by the coding sequence ATGAGGAGGCGACAAAAAATAAGAACGGCGAACAGAAATAAATCATCCGCAAATTTGCAAAGAAAAATCATTCGGGCTTTTCTAATCCTTGGCGGCGTAGCGCTTTTAATAATTTTTATTTTCGGGGACCATGGCGTTCTGCAACTTTACCAATTACGCAATGAACGCGCAGAAACTCAAGAACAGATTAATTCACTTCGGAATCAAAGAATTAAATTAGAAAGTGAAAAACACAGGCTGGAAACTGATTATGATTATATTGAACAACTAGCCCGTGAAAAATTCAGAATGGCGAAAAAAGGTGAAAAAGTATTTAAAGTAATCGAGAAAGATTCAGGATCTTAA
- a CDS encoding proline--tRNA ligase, with the protein MSKGVTPQSNDYATWYTDVVIKAGLADYGPVKGTMVIKPYGFSLWEHIKQSLDNMLSETGHQNAYFPLFIPKSFLAQEAEHVEGFAKECAVVTHTRLKMIDDDLVVDPDSKLEEEIIVRPTSETVIWSMYKKWIQSYRDLPILINQWANIVRWEMRTRLFLRTTEFLWQEGHTAHATPEEAEDETLKILEIYRKLAEDFLALPVLTGIKSESEKFAGADRTYCIEAMMGDKRALQAGTSHNLGQNFAKAFGVTFQTKDNKEELVYATSWGVSTRLIGAIIMAHGDDKGLRLPPKIAPVQVIVIPIGKTDQDKTTVGTFIKPIVATLLKCGVRVEVDNREESPGFKFNDWEMKGVPLRLEVGPRDVAGGTVVLARRDTGDKTSIKSEIILATISQLLDEIQNGLYQQALSFRNENTQKINSYDEFKSFIKDSGGFVRCGWDGTEETEMAIKTETKATIRCIPIDSNPKGLNCIYSGEPAKHEVVFAKAY; encoded by the coding sequence ATGTCTAAAGGAGTTACCCCACAAAGTAATGATTATGCCACATGGTACACCGATGTGGTAATTAAAGCCGGGCTTGCAGATTATGGTCCCGTAAAAGGAACTATGGTTATTAAGCCGTACGGTTTTTCTCTTTGGGAGCATATTAAGCAATCTTTAGATAATATGTTGTCAGAAACTGGGCATCAAAACGCCTATTTCCCACTTTTCATTCCAAAATCATTTTTAGCACAAGAAGCAGAACATGTCGAAGGGTTTGCAAAAGAGTGCGCCGTGGTAACTCATACTCGTTTGAAAATGATTGATGATGATCTGGTTGTGGATCCGGACTCAAAGTTAGAAGAAGAGATTATCGTTCGTCCTACGTCAGAAACGGTAATTTGGTCGATGTATAAAAAGTGGATTCAATCGTACCGCGATCTCCCAATATTAATCAATCAATGGGCGAATATTGTAAGGTGGGAAATGCGAACTAGGCTTTTTCTTCGCACGACTGAATTTTTATGGCAGGAAGGTCATACTGCCCACGCTACCCCAGAAGAAGCGGAGGATGAGACTCTGAAGATTCTTGAGATTTACCGAAAACTTGCGGAAGATTTTTTAGCATTACCTGTGTTGACAGGAATAAAGTCTGAATCGGAAAAATTTGCCGGAGCCGATAGAACGTATTGCATAGAAGCAATGATGGGGGATAAGCGCGCATTGCAGGCAGGAACATCACATAACTTGGGACAAAATTTTGCTAAAGCATTTGGTGTCACATTCCAAACAAAGGACAATAAAGAAGAGCTTGTGTATGCAACAAGTTGGGGAGTGAGTACTAGATTAATTGGCGCAATTATTATGGCACATGGTGACGATAAGGGGCTTCGACTTCCGCCAAAAATTGCACCTGTTCAGGTCATTGTTATTCCGATTGGAAAAACAGATCAAGATAAAACGACTGTGGGTACCTTTATTAAACCTATCGTTGCAACGCTATTAAAATGTGGTGTTCGGGTGGAAGTTGATAATAGAGAAGAAAGCCCGGGGTTTAAATTTAACGATTGGGAAATGAAAGGTGTCCCACTTCGGCTGGAAGTTGGTCCAAGAGATGTTGCAGGCGGCACGGTTGTATTAGCTCGGCGAGATACCGGAGATAAAACATCCATTAAATCAGAAATTATTTTAGCGACCATTTCTCAGCTTCTTGATGAAATTCAAAATGGTTTATATCAGCAGGCTCTATCTTTCCGAAATGAAAACACACAAAAAATTAATTCATATGATGAATTTAAATCCTTTATTAAAGATAGCGGTGGTTTTGTAAGATGTGGATGGGATGGCACCGAAGAAACAGAAATGGCCATAAAAACCGAAACCAAAGCTACAATTCGCTGTATTCCTATTGATAGTAATCCAAAGGGATTGAATTGTATTTATTCCGGGGAACCGGCAAAACATGAAGTTGTTTTTGCAAAGGCATATTAG
- a CDS encoding OmpA family protein, translating to MSSGDYGTTAKEAKAQSTSWAITYADLVTLLLTFFILLLVILNDAEKHIDRVINMLLDETYIQLKENVESSYVSVDRVTKGVKITMASGKLFQSMDAEVQPIVYPLLRQIGGIIRVSKVLNVYDDDKYVNLLSAIEKRGGYLNVEIRCEGHTDDLSLPARAKFKSNWDLSTSRALNIVKLLSDFSRIEESKFSAMGYGEFRPAVDINGMGKANGELLDARAKNRRVEIYLDAFIKTNTLTL from the coding sequence ATGAGCTCCGGCGATTACGGTACCACGGCAAAAGAGGCCAAGGCTCAAAGCACTTCATGGGCGATAACATATGCTGATCTTGTTACGCTGTTATTAACATTCTTCATTTTATTACTCGTTATCCTTAACGATGCTGAAAAACACATTGATAGAGTTATAAATATGTTATTAGACGAAACATATATTCAACTCAAAGAAAATGTGGAATCATCTTATGTGTCAGTTGATAGAGTAACAAAAGGAGTCAAAATCACCATGGCTAGTGGCAAACTTTTTCAATCTATGGATGCTGAAGTGCAGCCGATTGTCTATCCTTTGCTAAGGCAGATAGGCGGAATTATTCGTGTATCAAAAGTGTTAAATGTTTACGATGATGATAAATACGTAAATCTTTTATCTGCTATTGAAAAACGCGGAGGCTACCTGAATGTAGAAATACGATGTGAGGGGCATACGGACGATTTGTCGCTACCCGCCCGTGCAAAATTTAAATCCAATTGGGATCTTTCCACATCCAGAGCTTTGAATATTGTAAAATTGTTATCCGACTTTTCACGTATAGAAGAAAGTAAATTTTCAGCAATGGGGTATGGCGAATTTCGGCCTGCTGTGGATATTAACGGTATGGGGAAAGCAAATGGAGAACTGTTAGATGCGAGGGCAAAAAACAGACGCGTTGAGATATATCTTGATGCTTTTATAAAAACAAATACACTTACGCTATAA
- a CDS encoding rhomboid family intramembrane serine protease: MRYQFQSEHGNIPHRPRMFTDAIKTLIAINLGLWALSTFGQNQIDLSTIFGLSPGTVWPKIWQPITYMFIHGGFMHVAINMFVLWMFGSEMENIWGRSEFLKYYFLTGVGSGLIWLLVNAGNSAIILIGASGAVYGVLLAYGLMFPNRTVLLYFIIPVKVKWLVIFLGVVAFLSSMTATSNISHLAHLSGMAIGYIYLKYSHYWKGLSINFRRKVVNIKSQVEERKEQRRTMLKQEMNQILDKMNQSGYQGLGDYEKERLQEISQLLSEEEKKD; this comes from the coding sequence ATGAGATATCAATTTCAATCTGAACATGGGAATATTCCGCATCGACCACGAATGTTTACAGATGCAATTAAAACCTTGATTGCAATTAATCTGGGATTGTGGGCACTATCTACGTTTGGTCAAAATCAAATTGACTTAAGTACAATATTTGGATTATCCCCCGGCACCGTTTGGCCAAAAATCTGGCAACCGATTACCTACATGTTTATTCATGGTGGATTTATGCATGTGGCTATCAATATGTTTGTTTTATGGATGTTTGGGTCAGAAATGGAAAATATCTGGGGGCGGTCGGAATTTCTCAAATATTATTTTCTTACGGGAGTTGGATCAGGATTGATTTGGTTATTAGTAAACGCAGGAAACTCCGCAATAATCCTTATTGGCGCGAGTGGTGCGGTATATGGTGTATTGCTTGCTTACGGACTCATGTTTCCCAACCGCACCGTTCTTTTATATTTTATTATTCCTGTAAAAGTGAAATGGCTTGTAATATTTTTGGGAGTAGTTGCGTTCCTATCTTCAATGACAGCCACATCAAATATTAGTCATTTAGCCCATTTGTCCGGAATGGCTATTGGATATATATATTTAAAATATTCACACTATTGGAAAGGATTGTCTATTAACTTTAGGCGAAAAGTAGTCAATATTAAATCTCAAGTAGAGGAACGAAAAGAACAGCGCCGAACCATGTTAAAACAAGAAATGAACCAAATCCTTGATAAAATGAATCAATCTGGGTATCAGGGCCTCGGCGACTACGAAAAAGAAAGACTGCAAGAAATTAGCCAACTCTTATCCGAGGAAGAGAAAAAAGATTGA
- a CDS encoding motility protein A (Homolog of MotA, appears to be involved in motility on surfaces and under different ionic conditions. With MotS (a MotB homolog) forms the ion channels that couple flagellar rotation to proton/sodium motive force across the membrane and forms the stator elements of the rotary flagellar machine.): MDFGTAIGLLSGIAIIVVGVLRGGGDLYWFFNGNSILIVLGGTLAATLVNYPLKNVLGLFKVFKNVFIADNHDYLGTITELVEKGEKARKNGVLSLEADLPTIEDHFLKSGIELAINERDPGRLRNYLNLEMNNIQQRHGMGQEIFFYMGAYAPAFGMLGTVMGLIVMMNNFGGSGEVDSMNFDVAQKFAELLGGMGLALITTFYGVLLANLLFLPIGGKLTRKSQEEIMLKNIVVEGIISIHAKEHPILMREKLMTFVPRSIRQDED; encoded by the coding sequence ATGGATTTTGGGACAGCAATAGGACTTTTATCAGGTATAGCCATCATTGTGGTTGGTGTGCTTCGTGGAGGTGGAGATCTCTACTGGTTTTTCAATGGAAATTCGATATTAATAGTATTGGGTGGAACCCTTGCAGCCACTCTCGTTAATTATCCACTAAAAAATGTTTTGGGGCTGTTTAAAGTATTCAAGAATGTTTTCATAGCTGATAATCATGATTATCTTGGTACAATTACCGAATTAGTTGAAAAAGGAGAAAAAGCACGGAAAAATGGTGTTCTTTCTTTGGAAGCGGATTTACCAACAATTGAGGATCATTTTTTAAAGAGCGGGATTGAGCTTGCCATTAACGAACGCGATCCGGGCCGATTAAGGAATTACTTAAACCTGGAAATGAATAACATTCAACAACGTCACGGCATGGGACAGGAAATATTTTTCTACATGGGAGCGTATGCGCCAGCGTTTGGAATGTTGGGGACTGTAATGGGACTTATTGTGATGATGAATAATTTTGGAGGTTCCGGTGAGGTGGACAGTATGAATTTTGATGTCGCTCAAAAATTTGCAGAACTTCTAGGTGGAATGGGGCTAGCACTCATTACAACTTTTTATGGAGTGCTTCTTGCAAATCTTCTTTTTTTGCCGATTGGTGGAAAACTGACACGTAAATCTCAAGAAGAAATAATGCTTAAAAATATTGTTGTTGAAGGAATTATAAGTATTCATGCCAAAGAACACCCCATTCTAATGCGTGAAAAACTTATGACGTTTGTTCCTAGATCTATACGACAAGATGAGGATTGA
- the eno gene encoding phosphopyruvate hydratase encodes MAEILIQNVIARSILDSRGNPTVEVDVILSDGTLGRAAVPSGASTGTYEAVEIRDKNPKKYLGESVDIAIQNVISHLSPAVIGLDPNNQSKLDKALIDADGTDNKSNLGANSILGVSIAAAKASATSKGIPLYKHLSSGLNPLLPIPMMNILNGGTHADNNVDIQEFMVFPVEAHSFSEALQMGTETFHHLKSVLKKRGLNTSVGDEGGFAPNLRSNEEAVEIILEATEQAGHSQLPLALDVAANEIYEDGKYQLRSENKSLSSEEMVVYLSDLVNQYPIISIEDGLNEDDWGGWKLLTEELGGKIQIIGDDLTVTNPKRLDRAINENSMNGILIKLNQIGTLTETLAVIEQAKNAGYSAVISHRSGETEDTTIADVAVATAVGQIKTGSASRTDRTAKYNQLIRIEEELGSDAIFAGMNVLGKS; translated from the coding sequence ATGGCAGAAATCCTTATACAAAACGTTATAGCAAGATCTATCCTTGATTCTCGAGGAAATCCGACAGTGGAAGTGGATGTCATTTTATCTGACGGAACTCTGGGACGCGCTGCGGTTCCATCCGGTGCATCTACCGGGACCTACGAAGCTGTAGAAATACGGGATAAAAATCCAAAAAAATACTTAGGGGAAAGTGTTGATATTGCTATACAAAATGTCATATCCCATTTATCGCCTGCTGTTATTGGACTCGATCCTAATAACCAATCGAAGCTAGATAAAGCATTAATTGATGCTGACGGTACAGACAATAAATCAAATTTAGGTGCAAATTCAATTTTAGGTGTTTCGATTGCAGCCGCAAAAGCATCCGCTACGAGCAAGGGTATTCCTCTTTACAAACATTTATCAAGCGGTTTAAATCCTCTCCTTCCCATTCCAATGATGAATATCCTTAACGGTGGAACCCACGCCGACAACAATGTAGACATACAGGAGTTCATGGTGTTCCCCGTAGAAGCCCATTCATTTTCAGAGGCGCTACAAATGGGCACAGAAACATTCCATCATTTGAAATCCGTCTTAAAAAAGCGCGGGTTAAATACGTCGGTGGGAGACGAAGGTGGCTTTGCACCTAACTTGCGTTCTAACGAGGAAGCTGTGGAAATCATTTTAGAAGCGACTGAGCAGGCAGGGCATTCTCAATTGCCGCTCGCTTTGGATGTTGCGGCTAATGAAATATATGAAGATGGAAAATATCAGCTCAGATCTGAAAATAAGTCGTTATCCTCAGAAGAAATGGTGGTTTATTTAAGTGATTTAGTAAACCAATATCCTATCATTTCAATAGAAGATGGGTTGAACGAGGATGATTGGGGCGGCTGGAAATTGCTAACGGAAGAGCTCGGTGGAAAAATCCAAATAATTGGAGACGACCTCACCGTAACCAATCCTAAACGACTTGACCGGGCCATTAACGAAAATTCAATGAATGGAATCTTAATAAAATTGAATCAAATTGGAACACTTACCGAAACTTTGGCAGTCATTGAACAAGCCAAAAATGCAGGTTATAGCGCCGTTATTTCTCACCGATCCGGCGAGACCGAAGATACAACTATTGCCGATGTTGCCGTAGCAACCGCTGTCGGACAAATTAAAACGGGATCGGCGTCAAGAACAGATAGAACTGCAAAATACAATCAATTGATTCGGATTGAAGAAGAACTTGGTAGTGACGCTATTTTCGCCGGTATGAATGTGTTGGGAAAGTCATGA
- a CDS encoding amidohydrolase has translation MLIKKYIPRIAVIFMLFHLGMAEDTVLQFLDGKSEKYAAMSYTIWSWAEVGYQEEKTTELMQAHLRDEGFSINAGVADIPTAFIASYGTGKPVIAILAEMDALPGLSQSAQPERLPIKEEMPGHACGHHLFGTGSIAAAVAVKNWMDVTGASGTVRLYGTPAEEGGSGKVYMVRAGLFNDVDAVLHWHPSDRNDASPSSSLANKSAKFRFKGRAAHAAGAPEMGRSALDAVESMNYMVNLMREHLPEPARIHYIITKGGDAPNIVPENAEVYYYVRHPQVEEMEKIWDRVIKTAEAAAIGTETSLQYEVMHGNRPLLPNHPLANVVLEKLTQVGGVYYSEDETAFAKSIRATLDNPWRELGSEKEIQPFEEKTGRGSTDVGGVSWVVPTAGLRTATWAPGTPAHSWQAVACGGMSIGHKGMINAAKVLALSAVHLYQNPALIQDAWKDLNDRRGPNFEYYPLLGDRDPPLDYRK, from the coding sequence ATGCTTATAAAGAAATACATACCAAGAATTGCAGTAATATTTATGTTGTTCCATTTGGGTATGGCGGAAGATACTGTTTTGCAATTTCTGGATGGAAAATCCGAAAAATATGCGGCAATGTCCTATACAATCTGGAGTTGGGCTGAGGTTGGATATCAGGAAGAGAAAACAACGGAGCTCATGCAAGCCCATCTACGCGATGAAGGATTTTCAATAAACGCTGGTGTAGCAGATATCCCAACAGCTTTTATTGCCAGCTACGGTACCGGAAAACCGGTCATCGCCATTTTAGCCGAAATGGATGCGCTACCTGGATTGTCGCAATCGGCACAGCCAGAGAGGTTACCCATAAAAGAAGAAATGCCGGGACATGCCTGCGGACACCATTTGTTCGGAACCGGATCTATAGCCGCTGCTGTAGCAGTAAAAAACTGGATGGATGTAACTGGTGCAAGCGGAACCGTTCGGCTGTACGGCACACCTGCAGAGGAGGGCGGGTCGGGGAAAGTGTATATGGTTCGCGCTGGGTTGTTTAACGACGTCGATGCTGTTTTACACTGGCATCCATCCGACCGTAATGATGCAAGTCCCTCATCTTCTTTGGCTAACAAATCTGCAAAATTTCGCTTTAAAGGTCGAGCGGCTCATGCTGCGGGCGCGCCGGAAATGGGAAGATCAGCTTTGGACGCCGTTGAAAGTATGAACTATATGGTGAACCTCATGCGGGAACATTTACCGGAACCTGCGCGGATTCATTATATTATTACCAAAGGCGGAGATGCCCCTAACATCGTCCCCGAAAATGCTGAAGTATATTATTATGTGAGGCACCCACAAGTGGAAGAAATGGAAAAGATTTGGGACAGAGTCATTAAAACAGCAGAAGCAGCGGCAATCGGGACTGAAACTTCCCTTCAATACGAAGTTATGCATGGAAATCGTCCATTACTGCCAAATCACCCTTTAGCCAATGTAGTATTGGAAAAATTAACTCAAGTTGGAGGTGTGTATTATTCTGAAGATGAAACTGCATTTGCTAAATCCATAAGGGCTACTCTTGATAATCCCTGGCGTGAATTGGGAAGTGAAAAAGAGATTCAGCCGTTTGAAGAAAAAACCGGACGGGGATCTACTGATGTTGGTGGAGTATCGTGGGTTGTGCCGACAGCCGGGCTCAGAACGGCAACTTGGGCGCCGGGGACACCAGCACATTCTTGGCAAGCTGTAGCGTGCGGGGGAATGAGCATTGGACATAAAGGAATGATTAATGCAGCGAAGGTGCTCGCACTAAGCGCTGTACACCTCTATCAAAACCCAGCACTCATTCAAGACGCCTGGAAAGATCTTAACGATCGCCGTGGGCCTAATTTTGAATATTATCCTCTGTTAGGCGATCGCGATCCTCCGCTCGATTATAGAAAATGA
- the recO gene encoding DNA repair protein RecO, whose translation MIVSTPAVVLKRFPYGDTSIIARCFTKDYGKISIIARGARRKKSTSSAHLQPLSYLDLMFYHKPNRDLHTMSKIGFRERWSMIQDDMKKISYGMAILEITDKTLTGEDPHIDLFEEMIHVLRLVDTQPIRLNMVFWYYQLKLLEILGFKPDLKADKFIISTSSGLVKSDNAMNILTYLQTTRISESSFVKEIESFKIPASDRKAISNYLTTHFRIHFDGLGELNAIKVMRQIVQ comes from the coding sequence ATGATTGTTTCCACGCCGGCTGTTGTCTTAAAACGATTTCCCTATGGTGATACCAGCATCATTGCCAGATGTTTTACAAAGGACTATGGGAAGATCAGTATTATTGCTCGAGGTGCGCGCAGAAAAAAGTCAACATCTTCTGCCCATCTTCAGCCGTTGTCTTATCTAGATTTGATGTTTTATCATAAGCCTAACAGAGATTTGCATACCATGTCTAAAATAGGGTTCCGTGAGAGATGGTCGATGATTCAGGATGATATGAAAAAAATATCTTATGGAATGGCTATACTCGAAATAACTGATAAAACACTCACTGGAGAAGATCCTCACATAGATTTATTTGAAGAAATGATTCACGTTCTTAGATTGGTGGACACACAACCAATCAGGTTGAATATGGTGTTTTGGTATTATCAATTAAAGTTGCTGGAAATTTTGGGTTTCAAACCGGATCTTAAAGCAGATAAGTTTATTATATCTACTTCTTCAGGTTTGGTAAAATCAGACAATGCTATGAATATATTAACCTATTTACAGACCACCCGAATTTCGGAGAGTTCATTTGTCAAAGAAATTGAATCTTTCAAAATCCCGGCAAGCGATCGCAAAGCGATAAGTAACTACCTCACTACCCATTTTCGGATTCACTTTGACGGTTTGGGAGAACTAAATGCAATCAAAGTGATGAGACAAATAGTCCAATAA